CACCGTAGCCGATCAAGGCCACACCCTCATCGACGCAAACTATCGTGGCAACGGGCTTGGTAAGTTGTTAAAAGAAGCCATCCTGATTACGGCAGCAAACCAATGGCCAGAGTTAGAACGGGTATTCACTAGCACCGCCGACTCCAACGCTGCAATGTGTCGTATAAACAACAACCTAGGTTTCACTCCGCTAAACCGTACCCAGGTCTATCAAACAGAAATTATACGCTAATCGGCCGAACCGCTACGCTTTTTATGTCGTGCCACGGCCTGTTGCCGCCGGTCATCGATAAACAATGGGTTAGTTTCGGGAGTGTTTTGCTGTTGGCTAACCAAAGCGGCCCGCTGTGCATACCCAACCTCGTCGAGATTCTCATGTTTTTGCCGTTGTTCCGCTAACCTGACTTGTTCATCTGAGCGGCGCAAGATCATGTATGAAAGCGCAAATGTGGCTACTATGACAGCCGCTACCTCCATAAGCAGACCTACACCTAACCCGGGTCCGCCTAATATCTCCTTATCTTGCAGACGCATCCACATCGCAAGCAGAGAGCTAAACAACGCAATTCCAGTGAGCAGAAACGAAATATTGGCAAATATTGTTCGCCGTGTCAGAAGCAAACATCCGCCGAACACAACAACGCCAAGAGTACCGACGATAACAAAGAATTCTTCTACTATTCCAATACGCAAACCGAGCGATTCGCCTTGAAGCGTTAGCACTTGCCAGCCATGGACCACTCCACCGTGAGGCAACAGCAGCCCGACAACGAATAACACCCAGGCACCGATCATGAATTTACCGAAGTAGTCTAATGAAAACTTCGCCGCTGCCTTTTTCTCCGCGTCGGCCAGTTCTTGAGCGCCTAACGGTGTGGGTGCTGTCTTTTCAACTGTGGCAGTTTCATCGTTTTCCGTCATTGAATTCCTCATACCTAGATAGAAAGCAGTTTCAGCACTCGACCACGTTGATATAGCCCGATGTGAGCCCAAGAACTTTTAACAACCACATCCACCATCGGAACAACCAGCAACTGGAACTGGTATCGACTTATTGGATGTGGATATTCGCGGCATACCCAACCCTACTCCAATCGGCGCGGTCGTGGGAGTCTTACCAGCCTCGCTCATATCGCCCGCCCGAGTACGGCGATGCGTTGTCACCCCAGAATCAGCAATAAGGTAATGCGGTTTCGCATCAGTAATGACAGTACTTACGATATCGCCTGGTCGGATTCCAGAATCGATGACTTCCTGTGTTCGCCCAGTCGGCATGAAATGCACCAACCGACCATCCCT
The nucleotide sequence above comes from Corynebacterium mustelae. Encoded proteins:
- a CDS encoding Rv2732c family membrane protein; this translates as MTENDETATVEKTAPTPLGAQELADAEKKAAAKFSLDYFGKFMIGAWVLFVVGLLLPHGGVVHGWQVLTLQGESLGLRIGIVEEFFVIVGTLGVVVFGGCLLLTRRTIFANISFLLTGIALFSSLLAMWMRLQDKEILGGPGLGVGLLMEVAAVIVATFALSYMILRRSDEQVRLAEQRQKHENLDEVGYAQRAALVSQQQNTPETNPLFIDDRRQQAVARHKKRSGSAD